CATAAAAAAGGCCTTTTGCGCAGGTGTAGTATGCGTTAACAGCTATAAATAAAGTAGCAATAAACCGCCGGGCACCTTGAATGCCGTGATTGAAAGTCAGGGTGATTTCGCGTCAGTCCAGCACCGCCAGCGCCGCGACAAAGCCCGCCGGCGCCGGCAGTTGCCAGGCCTGCAGCGGCGGCGCGGGCATGTCAAGCGTCACGGCGTAGCGGCCCGCCAGCCCCGGCACTACCGAGACCGATTGCAGATGGCTGGCAATGCCCAGCCCCAGGGCTTTGAGCACCGCTTCCTTGCCGCTCCAGATGCGGAAAAAAGCCTGCGCCGCCGCTTCCTTATCCGGCTGCCGATGGCAATAGCGCCGCTCCTCCGGCCTCAAGGCGGCATCAGCCAGCGGTGCGGCTGCCGCGCCGCCAGCCGCTTCAATGTCCACGCCGACGGGCCGCTGCGCCGACAAGGCAATCAGCGCGTGATTGCCTGAATGCGACAGGTTGAAGAACAGCTTTTCGTCGTTGGCCAGCCGGGGCTTGCCGAACGCGTCGATCTGCAGCGCCACTTCTTGCACCGGAATTTGCAAGCGCTCGGCCAGCAGTTGCCTGAGCGCCACACGGGTGGCGGCAAAGCGCAAGCGATCCGCCGGCTGGCGGTAGCGCAGGCAGCGCGCCTGCTCTTCGGCGGGTAGCAGCTGGAGCAGTTCAACCAGTCGCTCGTTTTGAAAATCCAGCGTCAGCAGCCAGACAGCAGCGCCTGCGGGGGTAGGGACACGGTTTAAGCCTTTAATGCCCGTAGCGCAGGTACTGCCTGCGCAACCTGCTATCAATTCAGGAGTTCGCATGGCTGATTCTTTTCAAGCTGTTAGCGTCCGCTTGACCAACCAGTTAGGCATGGGTTTCGCATGTTGCACTGTACAAACTAGAACTGTGCTACCTGGGAAACGCCCCAGTCCGCCAGAAAAGATGCAGTGACTTCTGGTCGCTGTCTGTAGTGATACTCGATGCTTGCCTCTAAGAGGCACATCCGGGACAACAAATAGTTCTTGGTGGTGTCGGGGAGGGCCTCGTACCAATCCGGTGAGAGCGCAAAGTTTTCACTGTTGTCAAGAACAGCATGAATTACCGCTGAAGTGCGATTTGATGAACTGGCCACAGACTCAAAGAAGCGTCGAGGGGCGCTATTTGCGGTGTCTAGCCACGAAAATATCGCAACGGCTCCTTGATCAACTGGCATTACTGTTATGGCCAGTTGGCTCATTTCAGCATCAAGGTTCTCGTAGTCTTGGAGTTGCCTGCCATCAAGGTCATGGAATGGTTGGAAGACGAAGCAGGCAGTTAAGCATGGTGCTTTTTCGAAAAGAATCGCATACGTCACCATTCGATCCCAACTTGACGAAACGAGCAGCTTGTCGAGCTTTGCTTTGAGTTGTTCGCACTCTTCTGCTCCGCGCAAGGATGCGGCTTGATGAATCAATATTTCGTCTGTGTAGGAAATTTCCTCTGTTATGCCGTGTATAGCTTTCATCTGCTCAAGCGTTGGCAGGGATTCACACTGTTTGCGCTTGAGGTAACACTCTCTCGCTGCGGCTCGATATGCGAGCCTGAAAAGTTGCCTGCGGTCGAACTTAAAAGGCTCGTTCTCAAGGCAACTGAACAGCGCAGCATCATGTTTGGCACAAAAGCCGTTGAAGACAGAAACGTCTCGCAGGCCTTGGCGCTTTATCTCAATAGGGGGCGCATCCGCTGAGAACTTTGCTCCAAAGTTTGGCGCATACACATGCCCATCCTTACTAATCTTTCGTAGGACGGCCTCTAATGACATTGTGTGTGCGGACACGATTCGACCATCATGGTCAGGGTGAGGTGCCATGCAGACCTTTGAACTGAAGCGCCGACGAAAGTCCGCGATCAAGTCTGCTGCAGCTTTGGGGTTGTGGAGGTCGCCGAGTGACATTCCCGATAGTAGAGCGCATTTGTTTCAACCAGCCAGCAGTCCAAGGAAAATTCCAGCCTTTCAGGCCTCTGGCGCAGCTACTGCCTGCGCAAGCCGCTATCAATTCAGGAGTTTTCTTGCCTGCGTGTTTTCCGCCAGCCAGCCATCCGGGCAGGCTTTGCCCCGCGTCAGCCCGCAACCCGGCAGCGGCAGCCGCCGCCTAAACCCCCAGCGTCGCCCCGCCATCCACCCGCAAGTCGTGCATCGTGATGTGCCGCGCCTCGTCGCCGAGCAGGAAAACGACCGCTGCGGCAATGTCCTGCGCGCTGGCGATGCGCCCCAGCGGAATGCCGGTGCGGTAGCCGGGCAAGGAGCCGTCCAGCACCTTCTGCACATCTTCGGGCGACGGGCAAAACGCCCTTTGCATGGCGGTGTCGGTCGAGCCGGGCGACACCACGTTGCAGCGGATGCCGTGCCCGGCCAGCTCCAGCCCCAGGCATTTGGTGAAGTGGCCCGCCGCCGCCTTCGACGCCGCATAGGCCGCCATCTGCAGGCGCGGAACGGCGGCGGCGTTGGAGCCGACGGTGACGATGGCGCCCTGCCTGCGCGGCAGCATGCGCCGCGCCACCGCCCTGGACAGATAAAACACGCCGTGCAGGTTCACCGCGAAGGTGGCGTCCCAGTCGTCGTCGCTCATGTCGCAGATGCTGCCCATGCGCAAAATGCCGGCCACGTTGACCAGCATGTCAACCGGCCCCAGCTCGGCTTCAATCTTTTCGACCACGGCATTGACCGCCTGGCTGGCGCGCAAATCGACCGGGTAGGGGTGAATGCCGTCAGGCTGCTGGCCGGCCAGCTGCGCCAGCGCGTCGGCCTGGATGTCCAGCGCCGCCACGCGCACGCCCCGGCGGCCGAGGGCCAGGGCGACGGCAGCGCCTATGCCTTGCGCCGCGCCGGTCACGATGGCTATTTTTCCGTTCATGCTTTTTTTCCTTTGAGCCGTTCGGCCAGTTCCTTGCCAATGCAAGCCATCGGCACCGGGTCGCTCATGCCGAAGTGGTTGCAGTTGAGTTCGACGCAATCGAGCTTGCCTTTCAAGTAAGGCAGCCACGACGAGGGCTGGGGCGCGTGGGCTTCGCGCTGCGCCGCATGAAACAGCAGCATGTCGCCTCGGTAGCAGGCCGTCTGGCTGGCCCGGAACAGCTGCATGCCGTGCAATGCGGCTTCGCCCAGTTGCCCGAGTGCCGCGCGGCCCAGCGGCGCCAGCGGGCTGCCGGGGCGCAGCAGGCGCTGGTAGATGGCGTCAGGCGTTTCGGCCTCCACTTCACCGGTCACGCTCAGCAAGGCGACCAGCGCGTCATGCAATGTGGGCGCTCTCCACGCTTCAAAGGCCGAGGCCGGATAGCTGTCCATCAGCGCGACAAGCTCAACCTGCTCGCCGATGGCCGAGAGTTTCACGGCAATGGCCTGTGCCAGCGCGCCGCCCAGCGACCATCCCAGCAGGCGGTAGGGGCCGCTGGCTTGCTGCTGGCGTATCCGCGCCAGGTAATCATCCACCAGCGCGTCAAAACTCCCGGGCAAGCCGGATTGAACCCCGGTCGCCTGCAGGCCGTAGATGGCGGTATCGGGCAAGTGGCGGGCCAGGCCCAGGTAGCACCACGACAGGCCCTCGGCCGGATGCAGGCAGAACAGCGCCGGATGACTGCCCCGCTGGATCGTCAGCAACGGTGCAAAGGCCTGGTCTTCGCCGGTGGGGGGCGGGCGATGTGCGGCCGGTGCGCTCAGCGCCTTGGCCAGCGCGTGAACCGTGGCGTGATTGAACAGCGCCGATACGGCGACTTCGCGTTTCAAAGCGCGGCCCAGCCGGCTTGAAACCTGAATGGCTTGCAGCGATTTGCCGCCCAGGTCAAAGAAATTCGCATGCACGCTGTCCGGCATCTCGCCCAGCACGTCATGCCAGACCTGCATGATCTGTTGCTCCAGCGCGGTGGCGCCGGGCAGCGGTGCGATTTCCCGCTGGCTGATCAGTCCCGCCAGATGCTGGCGGTCAATCTTGCCGTTGACATTGCGCGGCAGGCTGTCCAGAAAATGCCAGTGGTCGGGGATCGCGGCGGCAGGCAGGAGGTCGGCCAGCCGGCGGCGCAGCGGTTGCGGCGCCAGCGCTTCGGAACCCACCACAAAGGCCGCCAGTGCGTAACCCGCCGGCAAACGCGCAATAGCGACCACGGCGACTTCACGGATGGCCGGATCGGTCAGCAGCGCATTTTCAACTTCCGCCGGGTCGATGCGCAGGCCGCTGATCTTGACTTCATGGTCAAGGCGGCCCAGAAACACCAGTTGCCCGTCCTGCAGGCAGGCGCGGTCGCCGGTTCGATAGGCGCGCGGCGCATCAGGGCGCGAGTGCAGCGACACGAAGCGGCGTGCGGTCAAGGCTTCGTCATGGCGGTATCCAAGGGCCAGCGCCTCGCCGCAGATCAGCAGTTCGCCCGGTTTGCCTTGGGCTACCGGATAGAGATGCTCATCGACGACGAGCACCTCAACGCCGGGTCGCGGCAGGCCAATCGGCAGGGTGTCGCTGCCGTCCCAGACCGACCCCTTGCCGCTCAGGATGGCGCTTGTGGCGATGACCGATGCTTCAGTCGGTCCGTAGCTGTTGAGCAGGACACTGTCAGGCAGCAGGGATTGCCAGCGGCGGGCGCGTTCGGGCAGCGCGGCCTCGCCACCCACAATGGTCAGCCTGACCCGGCTCAATTGCGATGCCAGCGAGGGTTCGAGCGCATGCGCCAGTTCGTGCCAGTAGGCCGTTGGCAAATCCAGGATGGTGATTTGCGCTTTTTCGACAAAGCGGGTGAAAGCCGGGATCGAGTCAAGATGCGCGTCATTGCGCAGCACCAGCGTGGCGCCATGGCACAGCGCCAGAAAAATCTCTTCGATGCTGGCATCGAAGTGCAAGGGCGCGAATTGCAGGATGCGGTCGCTGGCGCTGATCTGGTAGAGCTGGCCGCTGCTGGCGACAAAATGCGCCAGCGCACCGTGCCCGACCAGCACCCCGTTGGGTTTTCCGGTCGAGCCCGAGGTGTACAGCAGATATGCCGGACGGCTGCCGCTCACGGCGCAGGGCGGCTGCGCTGGCGCATCAGGCGCTGGGGATTCGCAAGGCTGATCCATGTAAAGCGCTGGCAGCGTGCCGGTTTTGCCGGCCCAGCATGGCAGGGTAATGATCTGCTGCGGATCAGCATCGGCCAGCACCGTCTCAAGACGGCTGGAAGGGCCGAGCGGGTCCAGCGGCACATAACAGCCGCCCGCCCACAAGGTGGCCAGGATGGCGATGATCGCCTCCGGGCTGCGCGGCAGCAGGATCACCACGCGCTGCTGGGCGCCAAGCCCGCCGGCACCCAGGCGGGCGGCCAGTTGCCGCACTTTTTGCAGCAGCTCGGCGTAAGAGATGGCCCCGCCGTCAGACTCGATGGCGGGTTTGCCGGGCGAACTGGCTGCGGCATCGATCAGGCGCTCGATGACGGGCGTCACTGGCCCGGTCAGCGCCGGACCTTGAACCATGGACAGCGGCGGCAAGTCCTGCAGCAGCGGCGCCAGGCTGGCCTGCGCGGGATGCGCGGCCAGCGTGCGCAGCCATTGCAGCAGGCTTTGCTGCAGCGCCGCCAGGCGTTCTGCGCTGTAGGCGTTCGGGTTGGCCTCCATCAGCAGCCGCCATTCGGTATTGAGCACGGAAAGGCTGATGTTGAGGTCTTTGACCGGGCCGGCGCTGACCGGATGGATGGCGCTCTCAAGCCCTTCAAACGGTGCGTGCCGGTCAAACGGCATCAGGTTGACCGCCTGGTTGAAAAGATGCTTTTGAACCTCCATCAGGCCCAGATCGCCGCGTATCCAGCCGTAGCGGTAGTAAAGATGCGGCCGGATGCTGCGCAGGCTGCCCGCAAGCTGCGCGCTCAGGGCCTGCATGTCCTGATCAGGATCGACATAAACACTCATCGGGACGATATTCATCGCCATGCAGGGCACACCGAGCGCCGGCGTGCCCAGGCGGTTCATCACCGGCAGGCCAAAGGTGAGCTGGCGCTGGGCGGATTGTTTGGCCAGCCACAGGCCGATGGCCGCGAGCATCCAGCTGCCCCAATCCTGTCCGCAGCGCTGCGCAGCCTGCTGAAAGGCTTCGATGTCGCCCAGGCTCAATCGGCTGCCGTGGCGCGTGACTTCGTCCGAAAACGCCTGCGGCGCGGCGATGGTGGCCGGCGCGGGAACCTGCTGCAGGTGCCGGGTCCAGAAGGCCTTGTCTTGCTGGAATTTTCCGTTGGCCTTGTAGGTCTGTTCAGCCTGCAGCACTTTATCGAGTGACCAGTCCGCCAGCGGCGGCAGCGGCTCGCACCTGACCCGGGCGCTGTAGCGCGCGGCCACGGCCTGGCAGATCAGTCCGTAGCCAAATCCGTCCATCGCGATATGGTGAACCTGCAGATACCACAGCTGCTTTTCGTCGGCGACCTGCAGCAGCGCGCTGCGGTAAAGCGGGTCGCGCGTCGGGTCGCACAGAACGGACAGCGATTGCCTGATCCATTGCTGCGCGGCGGCCTCGGGGTCGGCCTCATGGCGAAAGTCATGGTGTGCCAGGGGCGCGACGCAGGGCGTTTGCGGCCATTGCCACAGGCCCTCGTCGTCGATTTGAAAACGCATATGCAGCGTGTGGCAATTGTTCAGCACGTCGGCCACGCTGGCGGACAGGGCCTCCAGGTTGAGCGCGCCGCGAAGCTCAATCACTTCCGCAGTCAGGTAGCTCGGGCTCTCCGGCGCCATCTGCTGGCCCATCCAGATTCCATACTGAGCTGAGCTGGCGGGCAAACGCGTTGAGGTTAGGGTCATGGTGGAAATTTCCGGGTTCGATCTTTAGCGCAGCAGTGCGGCGGAATCAGGGGCAAAGGCAAAGTCGATGACGCGCCTGGCGCCGTGCATCAGCATGTCGTGATGGTCGTGCGCAGGCAGGCCTTGAAACTTCACCTGCAAATCGGCCTGCCCCGCCTCGGCCAGGATCTGTGCAAAGCGCTTGGCGCTGTCCACCATGGTTCGGGCCTCCAGCCTCTTTTGAACGGCCGGCGACGCAAAGCTCGCCGGGTATTGCTCGTCCAGGCCCACCGTCAGCATGACCTGCGCGGGATGCTGGCTGAAATTCAGTGCTTCAAGGCGTTGCGGCAATTCCCTGAGGGTCTGGTGGTCGCCGAACCAGAGCGACGGACTCGCCGCCCAGTAGCGCTGGAAATACTGCGGCTGCGTGCTCAAGGTGTGCAGGGCGAACAAGCCGCCGTAGGAAAATCCGAACAGCGTGTGCTGCTGCGGATTCATAGCAAAATGCCGCGCCAGCAGCGGGCGCAGCTCCTGCGTGAGGAAGCGCAGAAAGGGGGCTGCGCCACCGTGCTGGCTGGAAAATGCATCGCCCGTCTTGGCTGTCGTTGGGGGCGTGTAATCAAGCGCTCGCGCGTTGACATCAATCGCCTCGCCGCTGGCATAGCCGATGGCAACGATCAGCCCGGCGGGCTCGTTGCCAATTTTTTCCCGCCATTGCGCGCTCTCGTTGGGCGCCGCTGGCCTGGGTCGGGCGACCTCCATGAAGGGGAAACTCGCCAGCCCGTCGAGCGCCCAGAGCACCGGGTAGCCCGTTGCCGAAGCGGCCTTGTGCGGCAATCCGATCAGAATCCGGTAGCGCTGGCCGGTGTTCGTCGAATCGATGTCGAAGCTGTAGCTGCGCGACAACTGCGCCGGCGCCCAGCTGGCGGGCAAGGGCGCCAGCGCTTCAGGAGTCAGCGGCTGCGAATAACCGGGATGGCTGACCTGCATGAAAACCCCACAAACCAGCAGACTCATCTTCATCATGGATAACAGGCGGTGGAACATGGGCGAAGCCTTTGCGGCATTTGGTGCTGTCATTTTTTTTCCTGCCGTGCGGCCGGTTTTCAAGCGCCGGCCGTGGGTGACGGCTCACGCCTGCAAAGCAGCGCCCACCACGCGGCCAGCGTGGGCTGCTCGGCCAGCGCCATGAAGGTGATGTCCAGGCCTGCGCGGCGCCAGTTTTCCAGCAGCGACATGATGCGGATCGAGTCCAGTCCCCAGTCGAGCAAGTTGTCTTCGTCCTGCAGTTCAGAGGCCGGGATTTTCAGGCTGCCGGCGATGAGGGATTTGAGTTCTGTCATCGAAGCGGGCAAGGCAGCCTGCAAGCCCGCGACCAGGGTTTGCGTCAATATCGTCAGCCCGCAGCGCTGGGCGACGTAGCGCAGCGCCATGTCATGCTCATGGGCGGAGAAATCGGCCAGCGCGTCGGCGACAAAGAAGGCCTGGATGTCATTCATGAACGCTTCGCACGCCGTCATCATGCAGCCGATGTGCGCGTAAATGCCGCAAATCATCAGCTGGTCGCGCGCCTGATTGCGCATCATTTCCAGCAGGCTGGATTTCTGGAAGGCGCTGTAACGCCATTTATCGAGCACGATGTCCTGCGGCTGGGGGGCCAGCGCTGCGACGATGTTTTTGCGCTGCGGCTGGGCCGTCAGGCCCGGTCCCCACATTGCCTGCAGCAGCCCCCGCTCGACGGGCGTTTGCTCGGGCAATTGCGCGGTGTACACCACCGGAATGCCCAGCGCGTGCGCCTTGTCGATCAGCCGGCGCGTATTGGCGATCAATTCCGGTATCGGCGCGCTGTTCCGGTCATAAAAATCCAGGAAATAGTCCTGCATGTCATGCACCAGCAGCACGGCCCGCCGGGCATTGGGCTGCCAGTTCACGCGGTTGTCCAGCGCCTGGACGGGCATCGGGTAGGAAGCTATTTTGGGTATGGCCATTGTTGAATTCATCCATTCATGGGTTGGTGCTTGCCGCTGCCAGGCGCGCCTCGATGTCTTGGCGCAGATGTTTCTTGCTGATTTTTCCGACGCCGGTCTTGGGAAACCGGGCCAGAAATTCGATCCGGTCGGGAATCTTGTAGGTCGCCAGACCGCGCTCGCGCAGAAAGCGGATCAGGTCAATGCCGCGCACGCTCTCGTCCTGGCGGATCACGAAGGCGCAGCTTTTTTCGCCCAGATACGCATCCGGCATGGCAACGATGGCGCAATCGACGACGCTTGCGTGCGCCAGCAGCTGATGCTCGACTTCCTCGGCGGAAATTTTTTCGCCGCCACGGTTGATCTGGTCCTTGGCACGGCCTTCGACGACCAGATTGCCATCCAAGCCAAGCCTGACCAGATCCCCCGTGCGATAAAAACCATCGCTGGTAAAGGCGCGTGCGTTGTGTTCTTCGGCCTGGTAATAGCCGTGAATCGTGTACGGCCCGCGCGTGAGCAAATGGCCGATTTCGCCAAGCGCCACGGGCTGGTCGTCGTCATCAACAATGCGGATTTCATCGTCGGGCGAGATCGGGCGCCCCTGGCTGTGCAGGATCACGTCGAGGGGGTCATCAAGGCGGGTGTAGTTCACCAGACCTTCGGCCATGCCAAACACCTGCTGCAGCGTGGCATCAAGCTCCTGCGTCACACGGCGCGCCATGTCGCTGCTGAAACGCGCCCCGCCGACCTGCACCACTTTGAGGCTGCGCAGATCGGGCTTCAGGCTTTTCACGGCATCGAGCCACACCGGAACCAGCGGCGGCACCAAGGCCGTGATGGTGACGCGCTCCCTGGCGATCCACGCCAGCGCCACCTCCGGACTGGGGTGGGCGCACATGACCACAGTGCCGCCGGCGTACAGCGTCCCCAACGATCCGGGCGAGCTGAGCGTGAAGTTGTGCCCGGCGGGAATGACGCTCAGATAGACGCTCTCGGCGCTGAGCTGGCAAATTTGCGCGCTGGCCCGGATGCTGTAGAGATAGTCATCGTGGGTGCGGGGAATCAGTTTTGGCGTTCCGGTGCTGCCGCCCGAGAGCTGAAAAAACGCCACATCGCCGGGCCGGGGCGGCGGCGGCAATTCACCTGCCAGCCGGGGCAAATCATCAAGCGAACGGTAGGCGCCCGGCTCGCCCAGAACCAGCACATGCCGCAGACTTGGCACGCCGGCTTTCACTTCGCCCGCCAGGCTGCGGTAATCAAATCCGGCATGCCTGTCGGCAATGACATAGGCAACCGCTTGCGTGTGCTGGAAAAAATGGCTGATTTCGAACCGGCGATGCGCTGGCAATGCAAAGACCGGCAAGGCGCCGAGCCTGAAGAGCGCGAAGATCACCGCAAAAAATTCAGCGCAATTGGGCAGTTGCACCACGACCCGGTCCTTGGCGCCTATGCCCAGGGCATGAAAGCCCGCTGCCATGCGCTCCACTTCGGCGCCCAGCGCCTGGTAGCTCCAGCGCCGGGTGTCGCTGACGATGGCCAGCCGCTCGCCGTGTTGTTCGATGCGCTCGTTCAGCACGCCAGGAAAGGTTTCGCCCCGCCAGTAGCCTTGGGCACGGTAGCGGGCTGCCAGCGCTTCGGGCCAGGGTGTGCAGTGTTCCAGCATCAGAGCACTCCTTCTGGCGCCAGGCCCAGGGCATTGAGCATGGTTCTGAATTTGGCTGCGGTTTCGGCAAGTTCACTTTCAGGCTCTGATTCGGCGACCACACCGGCCCCGGCAAACAGGCGCATGCTGCGGCCCTTCACCTTGGCGCAGCGCAGGGTCACGACCCATTCGCCGTTTCCCTGTGCATCGCACCAGCCCACCATGCCGGCATAAAAGCCCCTGTCGAACGCTTCGATCTGGCTGATCAGCTCAAACGCTTTCTCGTTCGGATAGCCGCAGACCGCCGGCGTGGGATGCAGGCTGGAAGCGAGCTGCAGCGAACTGGCCTGCGGATGCGCCAGTTCGCCCCGGATGTCGCTCGACAGATGCCACATCGCTTCCGTGTGGATCAGCGCTGGGCTCGCCGGCACGTCAAGCGTCCGGCAATAAGGCCGCAGCCCC
This DNA window, taken from Polaromonas hydrogenivorans, encodes the following:
- a CDS encoding 2,3-dihydro-2,3-dihydroxybenzoate dehydrogenase, which encodes MNGKIAIVTGAAQGIGAAVALALGRRGVRVAALDIQADALAQLAGQQPDGIHPYPVDLRASQAVNAVVEKIEAELGPVDMLVNVAGILRMGSICDMSDDDWDATFAVNLHGVFYLSRAVARRMLPRRQGAIVTVGSNAAAVPRLQMAAYAASKAAAGHFTKCLGLELAGHGIRCNVVSPGSTDTAMQRAFCPSPEDVQKVLDGSLPGYRTGIPLGRIASAQDIAAAVVFLLGDEARHITMHDLRVDGGATLGV
- a CDS encoding (2,3-dihydroxybenzoyl)adenylate synthase, which translates into the protein MLEHCTPWPEALAARYRAQGYWRGETFPGVLNERIEQHGERLAIVSDTRRWSYQALGAEVERMAAGFHALGIGAKDRVVVQLPNCAEFFAVIFALFRLGALPVFALPAHRRFEISHFFQHTQAVAYVIADRHAGFDYRSLAGEVKAGVPSLRHVLVLGEPGAYRSLDDLPRLAGELPPPPRPGDVAFFQLSGGSTGTPKLIPRTHDDYLYSIRASAQICQLSAESVYLSVIPAGHNFTLSSPGSLGTLYAGGTVVMCAHPSPEVALAWIARERVTITALVPPLVPVWLDAVKSLKPDLRSLKVVQVGGARFSSDMARRVTQELDATLQQVFGMAEGLVNYTRLDDPLDVILHSQGRPISPDDEIRIVDDDDQPVALGEIGHLLTRGPYTIHGYYQAEEHNARAFTSDGFYRTGDLVRLGLDGNLVVEGRAKDQINRGGEKISAEEVEHQLLAHASVVDCAIVAMPDAYLGEKSCAFVIRQDESVRGIDLIRFLRERGLATYKIPDRIEFLARFPKTGVGKISKKHLRQDIEARLAAASTNP
- a CDS encoding 4'-phosphopantetheinyl transferase family protein, whose amino-acid sequence is MRTPELIAGCAGSTCATGIKGLNRVPTPAGAAVWLLTLDFQNERLVELLQLLPAEEQARCLRYRQPADRLRFAATRVALRQLLAERLQIPVQEVALQIDAFGKPRLANDEKLFFNLSHSGNHALIALSAQRPVGVDIEAAGGAAAAPLADAALRPEERRYCHRQPDKEAAAQAFFRIWSGKEAVLKALGLGIASHLQSVSVVPGLAGRYAVTLDMPAPPLQAWQLPAPAGFVAALAVLD
- a CDS encoding amino acid adenylation domain-containing protein encodes the protein MTLTSTRLPASSAQYGIWMGQQMAPESPSYLTAEVIELRGALNLEALSASVADVLNNCHTLHMRFQIDDEGLWQWPQTPCVAPLAHHDFRHEADPEAAAQQWIRQSLSVLCDPTRDPLYRSALLQVADEKQLWYLQVHHIAMDGFGYGLICQAVAARYSARVRCEPLPPLADWSLDKVLQAEQTYKANGKFQQDKAFWTRHLQQVPAPATIAAPQAFSDEVTRHGSRLSLGDIEAFQQAAQRCGQDWGSWMLAAIGLWLAKQSAQRQLTFGLPVMNRLGTPALGVPCMAMNIVPMSVYVDPDQDMQALSAQLAGSLRSIRPHLYYRYGWIRGDLGLMEVQKHLFNQAVNLMPFDRHAPFEGLESAIHPVSAGPVKDLNISLSVLNTEWRLLMEANPNAYSAERLAALQQSLLQWLRTLAAHPAQASLAPLLQDLPPLSMVQGPALTGPVTPVIERLIDAAASSPGKPAIESDGGAISYAELLQKVRQLAARLGAGGLGAQQRVVILLPRSPEAIIAILATLWAGGCYVPLDPLGPSSRLETVLADADPQQIITLPCWAGKTGTLPALYMDQPCESPAPDAPAQPPCAVSGSRPAYLLYTSGSTGKPNGVLVGHGALAHFVASSGQLYQISASDRILQFAPLHFDASIEEIFLALCHGATLVLRNDAHLDSIPAFTRFVEKAQITILDLPTAYWHELAHALEPSLASQLSRVRLTIVGGEAALPERARRWQSLLPDSVLLNSYGPTEASVIATSAILSGKGSVWDGSDTLPIGLPRPGVEVLVVDEHLYPVAQGKPGELLICGEALALGYRHDEALTARRFVSLHSRPDAPRAYRTGDRACLQDGQLVFLGRLDHEVKISGLRIDPAEVENALLTDPAIREVAVVAIARLPAGYALAAFVVGSEALAPQPLRRRLADLLPAAAIPDHWHFLDSLPRNVNGKIDRQHLAGLISQREIAPLPGATALEQQIMQVWHDVLGEMPDSVHANFFDLGGKSLQAIQVSSRLGRALKREVAVSALFNHATVHALAKALSAPAAHRPPPTGEDQAFAPLLTIQRGSHPALFCLHPAEGLSWCYLGLARHLPDTAIYGLQATGVQSGLPGSFDALVDDYLARIRQQQASGPYRLLGWSLGGALAQAIAVKLSAIGEQVELVALMDSYPASAFEAWRAPTLHDALVALLSVTGEVEAETPDAIYQRLLRPGSPLAPLGRAALGQLGEAALHGMQLFRASQTACYRGDMLLFHAAQREAHAPQPSSWLPYLKGKLDCVELNCNHFGMSDPVPMACIGKELAERLKGKKA
- a CDS encoding isochorismatase family protein, with translation MAIPKIASYPMPVQALDNRVNWQPNARRAVLLVHDMQDYFLDFYDRNSAPIPELIANTRRLIDKAHALGIPVVYTAQLPEQTPVERGLLQAMWGPGLTAQPQRKNIVAALAPQPQDIVLDKWRYSAFQKSSLLEMMRNQARDQLMICGIYAHIGCMMTACEAFMNDIQAFFVADALADFSAHEHDMALRYVAQRCGLTILTQTLVAGLQAALPASMTELKSLIAGSLKIPASELQDEDNLLDWGLDSIRIMSLLENWRRAGLDITFMALAEQPTLAAWWALLCRREPSPTAGA
- a CDS encoding alpha/beta hydrolase, whose amino-acid sequence is MTAPNAAKASPMFHRLLSMMKMSLLVCGVFMQVSHPGYSQPLTPEALAPLPASWAPAQLSRSYSFDIDSTNTGQRYRILIGLPHKAASATGYPVLWALDGLASFPFMEVARPRPAAPNESAQWREKIGNEPAGLIVAIGYASGEAIDVNARALDYTPPTTAKTGDAFSSQHGGAAPFLRFLTQELRPLLARHFAMNPQQHTLFGFSYGGLFALHTLSTQPQYFQRYWAASPSLWFGDHQTLRELPQRLEALNFSQHPAQVMLTVGLDEQYPASFASPAVQKRLEARTMVDSAKRFAQILAEAGQADLQVKFQGLPAHDHHDMLMHGARRVIDFAFAPDSAALLR